GACCGTCCCGATGTGAATCGAGCTGGCGTCGTACAGAATCAGCACGTTGTAGCGCGTGCCTTCCGGCGCCGATTTGCGGGTGACAGACGCCAGCGATTCGATAAGCCTGGCCCAATCCGTTCCAACCCCGGCCATGATGTGCGCGCCGTTGTAGCGGCCGCCTTCACGGCACAGCGACAGCACCTCGGGCGACGCCGCCACGAGCAGATCGGTGTGGGCAAGCACGTCCGACAGGCGCTGCCGCCTTTCGTCGGACAACTCCAGCGCGCCGGCAGTGGGGCAGAAGACCTTCAAGGGGCACAGCAGGTCGATCACCGCGTCGCAGAAGCGCTCGTCGCAAACCCACAACAGCGGTCGAATGCACCGCTGCTGCCGCAGGGCCAGGTTGATCAGGCGCGTCTGCTCCCTGCCGAAGGTCGCGTAGACGTGGAGGATCATCGCGCCTTTGATGCCGCAGGGCGCCAGGCGGTACTCCTGCGTCGGCAGGTCGGGCTGCACGATCAGCACGGGCATGTGACGCGCCAGGGCGGCGGCCACGGGATGCTCGCGGTCCTGATGCGCCCGGTGATCGAGGATCAGGGCAATGTCAAAGCGGCTGTTCAGCATCGGTTCTCACGTCAAAGCGCCATCTCGAAGTAGCCCTTGAGACGGTTGTAGTACTTGAACCCGGCATACAGCATCACCAGCGAAATCATCGCCAGATATCCCATCCCCCACAGGTTGGGCACCGTATGGCTCAGAAGGGCGTCGCGATACGGTTGAACCATCTGGAAGAACGGGTTGAAAAAGTTGATCGTCCGCACCGGCGCCGGGAGCATCTGCACGGTGTAGAAGATCGGCGTGAAGAACACGATCAGCAGCGTCGCGGTCGGAATCACCTGGACGACGTCGCGCAGGAACACGGCCGTGGCGCTGAGAAACAACCCGATGCCCATCAGGAAGGCGAACTGGAGCACGATGGTGGGGATCAGAAACACCACGTGCCAGGTGGGGTAATTGCCGTCGATCAACAGCAGGATGAACAGAAACGCCAGCCCGACGGCGAAGGGCACGGCCGAGACGACCGTCGCGGCCACGGGCAGCGACTCGGACTTGAAGACCACATTCTTGACCAGCGACGACGAGGACAGCACGCACGAGGTCGTGCCGCCCAGGCTGTCCTGGATCGCCAGGTAAGGCACGAAGCCGCTGATCAGCCAGATCGCGTAGGCGAAGGTGGTTTCGGCGCCGGGGAGCTTGCTCTTGTAGATGAACCCGAAGATGAAGGCGTACATGCCCAACAGCAGCAGCGGATGCATCACGGCCCAGAATCGCCCGAGGATCGACCCCATGTACCGGTCCGACAGGCTCATGCGGACGAGGTTGCCCAGCAGCCGAAGGTCCTGCTTTGTCATTCCCAGCACGGGCATCTATTGAACCTCCGACAAGGGCATCGGCTCGACGCTCCATTGAGCCTTGGGCCAGTAGATCGGGTTGGCAAACTCGTAGAACGGGTTCTCGACCTTGAACACGATGGTCCGCCCGGCCAGGACCGCCGGTGAAGGACCGCAGTCCGAGAGCAGTTCGACCCGCAACTCGTATGACGTCTGACCGAGTCGAACCGCCTCCAGCGGCGCCTCGAACACGGCGCTGCCGCCGGAGAGATCCAGTTCGAATCCGTCCTGCGACGCGCGGCGGCAGAGCACCCCCACGCCGTTCATCCGCTCGATGCTGATCCGCAGGTCCGGCTTTGCGATCGGACCGGCGACCGTCACCGGCACGCGAATTCGCATCGGGTCCAGCACGTCGAAAATCAATCGCTCCTGCCCCGACTTGTCCAGCAACGTGATATCGCCGACCTGGCAGCCGTCGGCCGCTCCCGTGGCGCCCAGGCGCGAGCGGAACTGCTTCTGCATCGCCTGCTCGTCGAGCTTGCGAACGTGTTCGACGTAAGCGGCGGTGACGTCGGCCGGATTGCCGTCCATGACCGCGCGCCCGTCGTTCATCCAGATGCAGCGCTGGCACATGTTCTTGATCGTCTCCATGCTGTGGGAGACGACGATCAGGATCCTGCCGCGGTCGCAGATGTCCTTCATGCGGGCCGAGGCCTTGCGGCTGAAGATCGCGTCCCCCACCGACAGCGCCTCGTCGATGATCAGGATTTCCGGCGAGATAAACGTGATCATGGCGAAGGTCAGCCGCGCCTTCATGCCCGAGGAGTACGTGCGAACGGGACGTTCGATGAAGTCCCCCACTTCCGCAAAGGCCACCGCCTCGTCGATCACGGCGTCGACTTCCTTGCGGCTCTTGCCGTTGACTTCGCCGCTGATATAGATGTTTTCGCGCCCGGAGAGGTCCTCTCGCAATCCGACGCCCAGGCTCATGATGCAGTTGACGTGTCCGTCGACCTCGATGGTTCCCGATGTGGGCTGGCTCAGGCCTGCCAGCATCTGAAGTAGAGTCGTCTTGCCGGCGCCGTTGCGCCCGATGATGCCCACGCGCTGCCCCTCGTCGATCCGCAGCGACACGTTATCGACGGCCACCACCGTCCGGGCCTTCTCCTGCACGTCCTGGCGCCCGCGCAGCACGCCCAGCAGCGAGGCGGCCTGGCGCCACGCCGACAGTTGGAACACCTTGCTCAGACCGCGAGTCTCTATGAACATGCTCGCCACCTCAGAGGCTCGTTCACGTAGCTCTCGCCGCTGCCGCCGGGGCAGGTGAAATAGACGTGCTTTCCGTTGTCCCAGCCCCACGCGTCTTCCATCACGTCGGTTCTCAGCGCCCCGGTCCCCCGAAGCACCGCCGCCCCGACCAGACCCTTGCGCAGCCCCGGAGGGGCCGGATAGCCGATCGCGACTCGCGCCGGCCCCACCCCCTCAGGCAGCGCGATCTTCTCGTGCGCCGTGCTGAAAAGATTCGCCATCATTCCCAGCCGCACGTCATGCACCGCCACCTGGAAATGAAGCGTCGATCCGGACATGAGCCGGGACACGACGGCTTCGATGCGCATCTGCCCATCCGTGCAGGCGGCCGTCAGCGACTCGATGCGGGCGTGCTGGCGGGGATAGGAGGATTCGGCGCTGACGCCCGCCCAGCGATAGTACTGCATGCCCACCTCGTGCGCCTCGCCGGACATGCGGATTCGGCCCTTCTCGAGCCAGATCGCCCGGTCGCACAGGCGTTCGAGGTGACCGATGTCGTGCGAGGCGATCACCACCGTGCGCCCCGAGCAGCAGAGGTCTTTGATGCGACGGATGGACCGGCCCTGAAAATGCTCGTCCCCCACGACCAGCAGCTCGTCGATCAGCAGCACCTCCGCCGGCGAGGCCGTCACCACCGAAAAGACCAGCTTGGCGGCCATCCCGCTGGAGTAGGTGATGACCTTGCGGTCGATGACCTCTTCGAGTTCGGAGAATTCGATGATTTCCGGTTCCAGGCGGCGGACCTCTTTGCGGGTGCAGCCCTGCAAGGCCAACCGGCGGCGGATATTGTCGCGCCCGCTGAGTTCCGGCACGAAGCCCGTGGCGACTTCCAGGATGCCCGAAACGTGCCCGCCGACGCGCACCTGCCCCGCCGAGGCGTTCGAGACGCCGCTGAGCACCTTCAGCAGCGTGCTCTTGCCAGCCCCGTTGGCGCCGATAACGCCCATCACTTGCCCCCGGTCCACCTCGAAGCTCACATCATCCAGCGCCAGAAATTTTTTGCAGTTGCGGCTGCGGTTGCCCCACATCGCCTGCCCAAGCCGGCTGACCAGCGCGTATTCCTTTGAGAGATGGCTCACCGAAATCAATGATGTCTCCAGCAGCTTGCAGGAGGTCGCGTAGATTTCCCGGCGCGGGGAGTCCCGCGTCCTGGAGGATTGGGCATATCATCGTGCATCTGGTCAGGATGATAGGGCAGCGCAGAGAGGTTTGCAAGAGCCCTGCCTCCCGACGAGGCGATTGACAATCGACTCGGGAGGTCTTATCATCCTTGCCTCTTACGGTCTTCGTCTTTTCGTTCCGCGTGGATCATGTGACGAAGGCATAACACCCTTAAGGCACGGTACATCATGTGTGGCATAGCGGGCATCGTAGACGTGAAGGGGCGGAGGCTGCCACACCTCCACCGCTGCCTTGACGCGATGAACACGCTCCAGCGACACCGGGGGCCTGACGGGGAAGGCATCTGGGAGCATCCGGCCCAGCACGTCGGTTTCGGTCATCGGCGGTTGAGCATCATCGACCTGACGACGGGCGACCAGCCCATGCGCGACGAGGGCGGCAACTGGGTCACCTATAACGGCGAGATCTACAATTACGTCGAGCTGCGGGAAGAGATCGGCCTGGAGCATTTTCGAACCACCAGCGACACCGAGGTCATTCTCCAGGCGTACCGCAAGTGGGGGCAGGACTGCGTCAGCCATTTCCGGGGCATGTTCGCCTTCGCCCTCTGGGACAACGGCAATCAGTCGCTGTTTTGCGCCCGCGACCGGTTCGGCATCAAGCCGTTCTATCATGCCCTCGTCGACGGCGTGTTTTACTTCGCCTCCGAGTGCAAAGCCCTGTTGCCGTTCCTCGACGCCATCGAGACCGACATCGAGGGGCTTCACGACTACCTGAGCTTCCAGTTCTGCCTGGCGGGCAAGACGCTCTTCAAGGGCGTCCAGGAATTGCTGCCCGGGCGCGTGCTGACGATCAGCAACGGCCAGATCCAGTCCCGCAAATACTGGGAAGTACACTACGATCTGGATTTCGAGCATACCGGGGTGTACTTCGAGCGCCAGATCGAGCAGTTGCTGCGCGACTCGGTGCGCGTGCATCTGCGCAGCGACGTCAAAGTAGGCTCCTACGTCAGCGGCGGGCTGGATTCGAGCATCGTGGCGGCCCTGGCATCGGAGATCTACGGCGACCAGTTCATCACCTTCAACGGGCGGTTCGACTGCGGCCCGGAGTACGACGAAAGCCGCTACGCCCAGGAACTGGCCGACCAGCTTCAGTGCCCGCTGCACATCGCCGACATCAACGTGCAGGACTTCCTGGACAACATCCGCAAGGTCATCTACCACCTGGACTTCCCCGTCGCCGGGCCGGGCTCTTTCCCGCAGTACATGGTCTCGCAACTGGCGGCGCGCCATCGCAAGGTGGTCCTGGGCGGCCAGGGCGGCGACGAGATTTTCGGCGGCTACGCGCGGTACATCATCGCGTACTTCGAGCAGTGCATCCGTGCCGCCATCGACGGCACCACGCGCAACGGCAACTTCATCGTCACGTACGAATCGATCATTCCCAACCTGGTGACCCTGAGGCAGTACAAACCGCTGCTGCAGGAGTTCTGGCGCGAGGGGCTCTTCGAGGACATCGACAAGCGATACTTCCGCCTGATCAACCGCGCCAACCTTCTCCAGGAGGAGATCAACTGGTCGGCGCTGGGAAATTATTCTCCGTTCGAGACCTTCCGGAGCATCTTCCACGCCGACAACGTGCGGAAGGAATCGTATTTCGACAGCATGACCCACTTCGACTTCAAGACGCTGCTGCCGGCCCTGCTGCAGGTGGAAGACCGCGTGGGCATGGCGCACGGGCTGGAGACGCGCGTGCCGTTCCTGGACCACGCGCTGGTGGAAATGGCCGCGGCCATGCCCAGCAACATCAAGTTCAAGGACGGCACGCTCAAGCATTCGCTGCGCAACGCCATGGGCTCGCTGCTGCCCGAGGGCATCCGCCAGCGCAAGGACAAGATGGGATTCCCCGTGCCGCTGAGCGACTGGGTCGCCGGCGACGCGCGCGAGTTCGTTCGCGATGTCTTTTCGTGCCGCCCGGCCCTGGAGCGCGGGCTCGTCAATAACAAGAATGTTCTGCAGAACATGGATCGTGAGCCCAAGTTCGGTCGCAAGACTTGGGGACTACTGTGCCTGGAACTCTGGCAGCAGGAGTTCCATGACAAACAGAGCCAGTACAAGAAGCTGGTTTCTGCTTAAGGAGAAGAAACATGAAAGTGCTGATTACGGGTGGCGCGGGATTCGTAGGCTCCAATCTGGCCGACCGGCTGCTGGCGCGGGGCGATGACGTTCTGGTCATCGACAATTACGCCACCGGGCGCCGCGACAACCTCGCCGCGCATCCGCGACTCAAGGTCGTCGAAGGCAGCATCGTCGACGCCGCCCTGCTCGACAGCCTCTTCGACGAGTTCAAGCCCGAGAAGGTCGTTCATGCGGCCGCTTCGTACAAGGACCCCGACAACTGGATCGAGGACATCCGCACCAATATCGAAGGCTCGGCCAACGTCGCCCGCGCCTGCGTGCGCACCGGCGTGTCGCGGATGATCTATTTCCAGACCGCCCTGTGCTACGGGATTACCCCCCTCGAGCAGCCCATCACCCTCAGCCATCCCATCCGCCCCGAGGGCAGTTCCTACGCCTACAGCAAGACCGCCGGCGAGCAGTACATCAACCTCTCGGGCGTCGAGTGCGTCACCTTCCGCCTGGCCAACGCGTACGGCCCGCGGAATATCAGCGGCCCGCTGCCGACGTTCTTCAGCCGCCTGACCACGGGCAAGACCTGCTTCTGCATGGACACCCGGCGCGACTTCATCTACATCCAGGACCTGGTCGATTGCGTGGTGCCCGCCCTGGACGGCAAAGGCCACAAGGGCGCCTACCACATCTCCTCGGGCTCGGATTATTCCATCAAGGAACTTTTCGACGCCACTATCGCCGCCCTGGGCATCAAGCTCGACAAGCCCGTTGAAGTGCGGCCGCGAAATCCCGACGACACGTACACCATCCTGCTGGACCCCTCCAAAACCCAGCAGGACTTCGGATGGAAGGTCAAGACGCCGCTGGAAGCGGGCGTCAAAGCCGCCATCGAATACTACCAGACCTACGGAATCACCCAGACCTTTACGCACTTGAAGCTGCAGAAGTGATGGAATTTCTTTCCCTCAGATTGAGGGCATAAAGGAGTCAACGTGAGCAGCGTTGCAGGCAGCCGTGTTCTAGTCGTGGGCGGGGCGGGGTTCGTCGGGGCCAATCTCGTCAAGGCGCTCTTGGCGAAGTCGGCCCGGCACGTGGTGGCGGTGGACAACCTCCTCTCGGCCGAGCAGGCCAATTTGCCCAAGTCGTCGAAGGTGACCTTCATCAAGGGCTCCATCACCAGCGACAAGGTCCTGGAGTCTCTCAAGGACAACTTCGACTACATGTTCCAACTGGCCACGTACCATGGCAATCAGAACTCGATGGCCGACCCGCTGGCCGACCATGCCAACAACACGCTGACCACGCTGAAATTCTGCGAGCGCGTCAAGAGTTTCAAGAAGATCCGCAAGGTGGTGTATTCGTCGGCCGGCTGCACCGTGGCCGAAAAGACCTACAACGACGCCCAGGCCACGACCGAAGAGTCGCCGGTCTCGCTGTGGATGGACACCCCCTACCAGATGTCGAAGATTATCGGCGAGCTGCATTTCAACTACTACTTCAAGCGGTTCGCCCTGCCGGTGGTCAAGGCGCGTTTCCAGAACGTGTACGGCCCGGGCGAGATTCTCGGCGCGGGCAAGTGGCGAGGCACGCCGGCTACCGTGTGGCGCAACGTCGTGCCGACGTTCGTGTACCGCGCGCTCAAGCAGATGGACCTGCCGGTTGAAAACGGCGGGATCGCCACGCGTGATTTCATCTACGTCGAGGATATTGTCGCCGGCCTCATCGCCTGTGCCGAGCGCGGCACGGCGGGCGAAGTTTACAACGTCGCCAGCGGCATGGAGACGTCGATCCTGGATTTGGCCAACAGCATCAACCGCCTGACGGAAAACCCCACGCCCATCGACTACAAGCCCCCGCGGGACTGGGACCGCAGCGGCAAGCGGTACGGCAGCACCGAAAAGGCCCGCCTGCAGCTTGGCTTCGAGGCCACGGTCCAACTGGAAGAGGGCCTCAAGCGAACCGTCGAGTGGACCCGCGCGAATCTGCCCCTGATCGACAAGTGCATCAACAAGCACCGTAAGCACATGGCCTGAGGCTCAGGCGTTTGCGGGCCCGCCGGCCAGGATCGAGACGATCCGCCCGCTGCTGCGGCCGTCGCCGTAGAGGTCCGCCGGGCGGTCCTGTGGCAGTTCCGCGCCGCGGCTCTCGAAAGACGCCACGGCCTTGAGGATTGCCTCTTCGCTCGCCCCGGCCAGCACGTTGCACCGGGCCTCGACGAGCTCGCTCCATTCGGTTTCGTCGCGCAAGGTCACGCAAGGCACGTCGAACCAGAACGCTTCCTTCTGAACGCCGCCGGAGTCGGTCATGATCATCCGCGCGGCGGCCTCGAGCATCAGCATGTCCAGGTACGGCACCGGGTCGATCAGCCGCACGCCGCAGGCAAGCTGCTCGCCCGCCAGTTTCTGCCTCGTGCGCGGATGCACCGGAAAGATGACCGGCTTGTCCAGTTGAGCGAACGCCCGCAGAATCCCGTTCAGGCGGGCCGGGTCGTCGGTATTCTCCGCCCGGTGTACCGTCGCCAGGTAGAACGACTTGGGCTCAAGCCCCAACCGCGCCAGGATGTCGGACTTGCGGCCGAGTTCGGCGTTGAAGAGCACCGAATCGTACATCACGTCGCCCGTCTTGTGGACGCCCTTGACGATCCCCTCGGCCGCGAGATGACTGACCGCCGCGTCGGTCGGGCAGAACAGCGCGCTGGACAAATGATCGGCGACGACGCGGTTGATCTCCTCAGGCATGCGCCGATTGAAGCTGCGCAGGCCCGCCTCGACGTGAGCGATGGGCACGTGAATCTTCACTGCCGCCAGCGCCGCGGCCAGCGTCGAGTTGGTGTCGCCGTAGATCAGCACCCAGTCGGGTTTCTCGGACAGGATGACCTGTTCGAGCCGGTCGAGCATGACGGCCGTTTGCGCGCCGTGGCTGCCGGAGCCGACGCCCAGGTTCATCGCCGGCTGCGGAATCTGCAGTTCGTCGAAGAAGACCTTGGACATGTTGTCGTCGTAGTGCTGTCCGGTGTGGACGATGCGCTCTTGCAGAACCGCCCCGCCATGCTCGGCGTTATGCGCCGCGATGGCCCTGCTCACAGCCGCCGCCTTAACAAACTGCGGCCGCGCCCCCACAACCGTCAGAATCTTCCGTGCCTGGCTCAAGAATCTTCTCCATAAGAGTCTGCTGCGCAGTTCACCACTTGAGCACGCCCTCGTCAAGGCTTTTCGCTTTTTGCTGGCAGCTAACCACCTGTTTTCAAGCGTTGCTTTAGCTCTTCGCCAAGCGTACAATTTGTAAGATTGGTACAATGGAGGCACTGCGATGACTACCGTGCGAATATCTGAAGCTCGTCAAAATCTGGCCGACCTGGGCAGCCGCGTCGCGCTGCGGGGCGAGCGCGTGGTGGTGGAACGCCACGGCAAGAACCTCTTCGCCCTGGTGCCGATGGAAGACGTGGAACTGCTCGAGCGAATCGAGGACGAAACCGACATCCGCCTGGCGCGCAAGGCCATGAAGGAAAAAGGCCGCAACATCCCGTGGGAGAAGGTCAAGAAGGACTTGGGACTGTAGCGCCGCATGAGCTATCGAATCGAATTTCGGCCGGCCGCTCTGCGGCAGATGCGGCGAATCCCCAAGGTCTTCAAGGCCCGCCTCATGACGGCCATCGCCGCGTTGTCTCATACCCCCCGCCCGCCGGGCAGCGTGCAGCTTGCGGGGCCTGATGACTTCCACCGCATCCGTGTTGGCGACTACCGCGTCATCTACCTGATACACGACCGCGTGCTCCTGATATGTGTCGTCCGCATCGGCCATCGAAGGGATGTCTACCGGGAGCTGTAACTTCGCGATGAAAATGGCAGCATCCTTTATTCGCCTGCCGATTTCTTCTCTTGCGACAGCACATTCTCCAGCGCCGCCGATGCCGGGCCTGGTCTTGCCCTCACGGTCAAGGGAGAATCGATAGACGTACTTCCAGGGCCCAAAGACGTAGTCGCCCGCCTTGGCCCAATCGATGGGCGAAGCTTTGAGGCCGGCAGCTTTATCCCACTCCGCTCGCATCGGCTCAAGCCGCTCAAGTAGTTCGTCCATCGCCTCTCGTGGCCGGCCGCCTTCCGCCAGGGCATCTGTCATCGCCTCCAGCATCGTCCTGATAGACGCGTTCCACGTCGGGTACATCAAGTAGCATTTCTCGCCGCAGTGGACGGTCACCATATATCCGCGACCCAGCTTAAGTCTCACATCCGGCTCCAATTCCCGGAGCGACTCCAGCACACCGGCGCCTGCCATGGCACCGATGAACGCTTTAGTCTGATCTTCTCCCAAGCTGCATGAGACCTTTCCCGGTACGGGCGAGCCCGGCAGGGCTGGCACAGAGCCCTTGTACATGATCACGCTGAGGAATTGGTGCGGCTGGTTCTGGCCGATGTATTGCACTTCGATTCTCGTAGCTCCCAAGCCAATCTGGCCGGCGGTCTTCCAAGTGGGCTGCTTGTCGGCCAGCTTGGCAAGGGTGGCGTCGATGGTGGTGGCGGCTTCGCCTTTGGGTGGGAACAGCGCCCGCAGTTGCAGCAGTTGCCAGTAGACCTGCGCATTGAACGGCAGCGTTCGCTGATACGTCCAGCCGGCCGGGCGGGTCCGGCGTAGGGAGCATGTCGCGGACGGGGCTGGCTGTCATCTTCGACCGGCTCAGCCAACCCGTTGCCACCAGGTGATCGATGATCTTCCCAGCCGCGGCCGCATCGATCTGCGCGGCCGGCCAGTAGGGCGCCCGCTTATCTCGGGCGCCGGTGACCCTCAGCGTCAGGCTGGGATATTCTCCCGCCTTTTGCCGCGCCGGCGGAATGAATCTGATATCCAACTGGAAGGTCTTGAGGTCGCCTTTGAGCAGGGCCGCATTACGCTGGTCCTGGGTTTGGGACTGGGATTGTGCGCCCGCCGCCAGAGCGGCGGCCAACAGAACTGCTGCAGGGTTTATCATTTCATGTCCTTTTGCCTGTTGCCTACGAAGATAGACGCTCCCAAAATGGCGAAGTTCCTGTAATCTGGCGATAAACCGAAGGCTCGGGTGGGGCAACAACCGCGTCGAGCAAGCTCGACCGCTAACGTGTGCTTTGTAAGCTTTGCTGCCGGTTTTGCGTTTTCCACTACAAAGGACCAACTGCCTTGCAACAGATTGATGTGAATACGTCCAGCGTGATAACTGAACTAACGCCGGGCTCGGTGGGCATCAACGTCGACTACCTGCGCGACATGGATTCCAACCGCCCTGCCGCGCGGCCGATTGCTGAGGCGCTGCGGGAGATGGGGGCGGCTTGGCTGCGGTATCCCGGCGGGGGCAAGTCGGACTCGCATCTGTGGTCGACGCCGCCTTGGGATAAACCGCGGCCTCAGATTTACAGGGCCTATGCGGATTGGGCGGTCGGGCATGAGGTGATGGACTTCGACGCCTTCATCGCCCTGTCGCGGCAGGTGGGGGCGGAGCCGTATGTCGTCGTCGGGTGCAAGCGGGCCGGGCCGATCTCGGTCGAGGAGTATTTCGAGAACGCCGTTGAGTGGGTGCGGTACGCCAACGTCAAGAAAGGCTACGGCGTGCGGTACTGGGAGATCGGCAACGAAAACTGGCTCAACGACATCAACAAGCCCGAAGAGATGGCCCCGCTGGTGGTGAGGTTCTCGCGGGCGATGAAGGCCGTCGATCCGACCATCCTCGTCGGCTCAAACGGCTTCAACATGTCCTGGTGGGAGAAGTTCCTGCCCGAGGCCGCGGGCGATCTGGACTTCCTCTCGCTGAGCACCTACCCCTGCAGCACGTGGATGGGCTACGACTACTATCGCACGCACGCCGAGCTGGTGCTGTGCGAGCAGGCGCGAATCGCCTCAGAGGCGATCGACAAGCACGCCCCGCCGGCTGACCGGCAGCGGCTTTTCGTGGCCGCCGTCGAGCTCAACTCGATGGACTACGCCACGGGCGGCTGGCCCAACCGCAACAACCTCGGCCACGCGATCGTGACGGCTGAGATCATCGGCCAACTGCTTCAGACGCCGCGGGTGCGCCTGGCGATGCTGTGGAACACGCGCTGGGTCGAACCCGAGCCCGAGACGATCTGGTACGGCCTGGGCAAGAGCAACGAGCTGCTGCCCGCCGGCCGCGCCGTGGCGGTCTGGGGGCAATTCCTGCACGACACGTTCGTGGCGTGCAGCCGCACCGACACGATCGTGACCTTCGCCAGCCTCTGCCAGAGCAGCGGCAAGCTCAGCGTGTGGCTGATCAACAAGGATCTCTCGCCGGCGCAGGTGTCGCTGAAGATCGAAGGTCCGCGGCGGTACTCGCAGGCGCGGCGATGGTGCTTTCACGGCCAGGGGCCCGACGACATGCACCCGGTATGGGACGGTGACGACGCCGCCGCGACAGTCGAAGGCGGCCATATCGAAGCGCTGACCTTGCCCGGTCCGTCGATGACGGTGCTGGCGCTGGAATGACGCAGCCGGGCGTTGGCCCCCGGGTGCCATGGCGGCCGTTTCAGAGCCGCCATGTCCCTGAGGCTTGCTCGCAAGCATGGCGGCTGAAAGACGGCCGCCATGGCACCCGGGTTCTCAGGCGTCACAAGGAGCTACCTATCGTGCCGAGGGCATCGCGACTATAATAAGTGGAGCCATGGATATCCCCGTAGAACTGTCGCGTATTTTGATCACCGAGCTGGGCGACCAGCAGGTGATATTCCTGCGCGAGAAGAGCGGCGATCGCAGCTTCCCGATCCTCATCGGCACCAACGAGGCCCTGGCGATCGACCGGCGGCTCAAGGGGCAGCTGACGCCGCGGCCGATGACGCACGACCTGCTGGCGACGGTGATTGACGTCATGGGCGGGCGGCTGGAGCGCATCGTCATCAACGACATACGCGACCACACGTTCATCGCCACGATCTACATCGCCCAGGGCGAAAAGACGATCGAGGTCGACGCCAGGCCCTCCGACGCGATCGCGCTG
The sequence above is a segment of the Planctomycetaceae bacterium genome. Coding sequences within it:
- a CDS encoding ABC transporter permease; protein product: MPVLGMTKQDLRLLGNLVRMSLSDRYMGSILGRFWAVMHPLLLLGMYAFIFGFIYKSKLPGAETTFAYAIWLISGFVPYLAIQDSLGGTTSCVLSSSSLVKNVVFKSESLPVAATVVSAVPFAVGLAFLFILLLIDGNYPTWHVVFLIPTIVLQFAFLMGIGLFLSATAVFLRDVVQVIPTATLLIVFFTPIFYTVQMLPAPVRTINFFNPFFQMVQPYRDALLSHTVPNLWGMGYLAMISLVMLYAGFKYYNRLKGYFEMAL
- a CDS encoding ABC transporter ATP-binding protein, which produces MFIETRGLSKVFQLSAWRQAASLLGVLRGRQDVQEKARTVVAVDNVSLRIDEGQRVGIIGRNGAGKTTLLQMLAGLSQPTSGTIEVDGHVNCIMSLGVGLREDLSGRENIYISGEVNGKSRKEVDAVIDEAVAFAEVGDFIERPVRTYSSGMKARLTFAMITFISPEILIIDEALSVGDAIFSRKASARMKDICDRGRILIVVSHSMETIKNMCQRCIWMNDGRAVMDGNPADVTAAYVEHVRKLDEQAMQKQFRSRLGATGAADGCQVGDITLLDKSGQERLIFDVLDPMRIRVPVTVAGPIAKPDLRISIERMNGVGVLCRRASQDGFELDLSGGSAVFEAPLEAVRLGQTSYELRVELLSDCGPSPAVLAGRTIVFKVENPFYEFANPIYWPKAQWSVEPMPLSEVQ
- a CDS encoding ABC transporter ATP-binding protein; its protein translation is MSHLSKEYALVSRLGQAMWGNRSRNCKKFLALDDVSFEVDRGQVMGVIGANGAGKSTLLKVLSGVSNASAGQVRVGGHVSGILEVATGFVPELSGRDNIRRRLALQGCTRKEVRRLEPEIIEFSELEEVIDRKVITYSSGMAAKLVFSVVTASPAEVLLIDELLVVGDEHFQGRSIRRIKDLCCSGRTVVIASHDIGHLERLCDRAIWLEKGRIRMSGEAHEVGMQYYRWAGVSAESSYPRQHARIESLTAACTDGQMRIEAVVSRLMSGSTLHFQVAVHDVRLGMMANLFSTAHEKIALPEGVGPARVAIGYPAPPGLRKGLVGAAVLRGTGALRTDVMEDAWGWDNGKHVYFTCPGGSGESYVNEPLRWRACS
- the asnB gene encoding asparagine synthase (glutamine-hydrolyzing) translates to MCGIAGIVDVKGRRLPHLHRCLDAMNTLQRHRGPDGEGIWEHPAQHVGFGHRRLSIIDLTTGDQPMRDEGGNWVTYNGEIYNYVELREEIGLEHFRTTSDTEVILQAYRKWGQDCVSHFRGMFAFALWDNGNQSLFCARDRFGIKPFYHALVDGVFYFASECKALLPFLDAIETDIEGLHDYLSFQFCLAGKTLFKGVQELLPGRVLTISNGQIQSRKYWEVHYDLDFEHTGVYFERQIEQLLRDSVRVHLRSDVKVGSYVSGGLDSSIVAALASEIYGDQFITFNGRFDCGPEYDESRYAQELADQLQCPLHIADINVQDFLDNIRKVIYHLDFPVAGPGSFPQYMVSQLAARHRKVVLGGQGGDEIFGGYARYIIAYFEQCIRAAIDGTTRNGNFIVTYESIIPNLVTLRQYKPLLQEFWREGLFEDIDKRYFRLINRANLLQEEINWSALGNYSPFETFRSIFHADNVRKESYFDSMTHFDFKTLLPALLQVEDRVGMAHGLETRVPFLDHALVEMAAAMPSNIKFKDGTLKHSLRNAMGSLLPEGIRQRKDKMGFPVPLSDWVAGDAREFVRDVFSCRPALERGLVNNKNVLQNMDREPKFGRKTWGLLCLELWQQEFHDKQSQYKKLVSA
- a CDS encoding NAD-dependent epimerase/dehydratase family protein; translation: MKVLITGGAGFVGSNLADRLLARGDDVLVIDNYATGRRDNLAAHPRLKVVEGSIVDAALLDSLFDEFKPEKVVHAAASYKDPDNWIEDIRTNIEGSANVARACVRTGVSRMIYFQTALCYGITPLEQPITLSHPIRPEGSSYAYSKTAGEQYINLSGVECVTFRLANAYGPRNISGPLPTFFSRLTTGKTCFCMDTRRDFIYIQDLVDCVVPALDGKGHKGAYHISSGSDYSIKELFDATIAALGIKLDKPVEVRPRNPDDTYTILLDPSKTQQDFGWKVKTPLEAGVKAAIEYYQTYGITQTFTHLKLQK
- a CDS encoding NAD-dependent epimerase/dehydratase family protein is translated as MSSVAGSRVLVVGGAGFVGANLVKALLAKSARHVVAVDNLLSAEQANLPKSSKVTFIKGSITSDKVLESLKDNFDYMFQLATYHGNQNSMADPLADHANNTLTTLKFCERVKSFKKIRKVVYSSAGCTVAEKTYNDAQATTEESPVSLWMDTPYQMSKIIGELHFNYYFKRFALPVVKARFQNVYGPGEILGAGKWRGTPATVWRNVVPTFVYRALKQMDLPVENGGIATRDFIYVEDIVAGLIACAERGTAGEVYNVASGMETSILDLANSINRLTENPTPIDYKPPRDWDRSGKRYGSTEKARLQLGFEATVQLEEGLKRTVEWTRANLPLIDKCINKHRKHMA